The Streptomyces achromogenes genome window below encodes:
- a CDS encoding RICIN domain-containing protein, producing MSRGTSSGRGRGRRAGRAAVALLLSLLAAAAALLMPASAAQAASTVTFTTGASRTDTSGNALQLHGMGIIKVGDTWYGFGENKSGETSSNTAFQAIACYSSTDLANWTYRGDALSLQASGDLGPSRVVERPKVIYNATTQKYVMYVHIDSPDYSEAKVGVATSSTPCGPYDYRGSSRPLGQLSRDIGLFQDTDGTAYLMSEDRNNGLRIDLLSSDYLTPVSTVAILGSGGGANSFESPAMVKANGVYYLLASHLTGWSLNDNVYSTATSVSGTWSAMRNFAAPGTKTYGSQTANIITVAGASGTTYIYAGDRWNPSDLGASQLIWLPLTISGTTVNLGQYPTWSLDVQAGTWTPNSGVPTAAAHTLTNSADSLLLDVAGGSAASNANIVQATGTGGASQRWTLTKVSSNIYTLKNVNSGLCLDVPSKSTAENRQLIQWACNGGTNQQFFFDLVGSYTGSVYMLVAVHSGLNIGVLNNATTTGAAVVQLTGTGATSQKWTVG from the coding sequence ATGTCCCGAGGAACGTCTTCCGGCCGTGGCCGTGGCCGCAGAGCAGGGCGCGCCGCCGTCGCCCTCCTGCTGAGCCTGCTGGCAGCCGCCGCCGCACTCCTCATGCCCGCCTCGGCCGCCCAGGCCGCGAGCACCGTGACGTTCACGACCGGTGCGTCACGGACCGACACCAGCGGCAACGCCCTGCAGCTGCACGGCATGGGCATCATCAAGGTCGGTGACACCTGGTACGGCTTCGGTGAGAACAAGTCGGGCGAGACCTCGTCCAACACGGCCTTCCAGGCCATCGCCTGCTACAGCTCGACCGACCTGGCCAACTGGACGTACCGGGGCGACGCGTTGTCCCTGCAGGCCAGTGGTGACCTCGGCCCCTCCCGGGTGGTCGAGCGGCCGAAGGTGATCTACAACGCCACCACCCAGAAGTACGTGATGTACGTGCACATCGACAGCCCCGACTACTCCGAGGCCAAGGTCGGCGTCGCCACCAGCAGCACGCCGTGCGGTCCCTACGACTACCGGGGCAGCTCCCGCCCGCTCGGCCAACTGAGCCGTGACATAGGCCTGTTCCAGGACACCGACGGCACCGCCTACCTGATGTCGGAGGACCGCAACAACGGCCTCCGCATCGACCTGCTCTCCAGCGACTACCTCACCCCGGTCAGCACGGTCGCCATCCTGGGCAGCGGTGGCGGCGCCAACAGTTTCGAGTCGCCCGCGATGGTCAAGGCCAACGGTGTCTACTACCTGCTGGCCTCGCACCTGACGGGCTGGAGCCTGAACGACAACGTCTACTCGACCGCCACCTCCGTCAGCGGCACATGGTCGGCGATGAGGAACTTCGCCGCCCCGGGCACCAAGACGTACGGCAGCCAGACCGCCAACATCATCACGGTGGCCGGCGCCTCCGGCACGACGTACATCTACGCCGGTGACCGCTGGAACCCCTCCGACCTCGGCGCGTCCCAGCTCATCTGGCTGCCGCTGACCATCAGCGGTACGACGGTGAACCTCGGCCAGTACCCGACCTGGTCGCTGGATGTCCAGGCAGGCACCTGGACGCCCAACAGCGGCGTACCGACAGCGGCGGCCCACACCCTGACGAACTCCGCCGACTCCCTGCTGCTCGACGTCGCCGGCGGGTCCGCCGCCTCCAACGCCAACATCGTCCAGGCGACCGGTACCGGCGGGGCGAGCCAGCGATGGACGCTCACCAAGGTCTCCTCGAACATCTACACGCTCAAGAACGTCAACAGCGGGCTGTGCCTGGACGTCCCCAGCAAGTCGACCGCCGAGAACCGCCAGCTCATCCAGTGGGCCTGCAACGGCGGCACCAACCAGCAGTTCTTCTTCGACCTGGTCGGCAGTTACACCGGCAGCGTCTACATGCTGGTGGCCGTGCACAGCGGACTGAACATCGGTGTGCTGAACAACGCGACGACGACCGGAGCGGCAGTCGTCCAACTGACGGGCACGGGCGCGACGAGCCAGAAGTGGACCGTCGGCTGA
- a CDS encoding phosphatase PAP2 family protein codes for MAVRAAVLHLRDRRRRAADRRFGVRLLGAALVAAVAAVPFALLLVLVEGRWGPLRRVDMGAAERLHHTAVTHPAWTSTLRFLSDRVWDPAVLRTVVALLTVWLLYRRAWRLAAWSAVTAVAGGLIGLLVKTVVERARPSLEDPVAHAPGFSFPSGHAMTATTSFAVLLLVLLPLVPRAWRPLCWCVAVASVLGVGFTRVALGVHWFSDVVGGWLLGLAVVALTAWAFEAWRADAGRGRTEVTEGLEPELVDARPEP; via the coding sequence ATGGCTGTGCGAGCCGCGGTCCTGCACCTTCGAGACCGTCGTCGCCGGGCGGCCGACCGCAGATTCGGCGTCCGACTCCTCGGGGCGGCCCTCGTCGCCGCCGTCGCCGCGGTGCCCTTCGCGCTGCTGCTGGTCCTCGTCGAGGGCCGCTGGGGCCCGTTGCGCCGGGTGGACATGGGCGCCGCCGAGCGACTGCACCACACGGCTGTGACGCATCCGGCGTGGACCAGCACCCTGCGCTTCCTCTCCGACCGGGTGTGGGACCCCGCAGTGCTGCGGACGGTTGTCGCGCTGCTGACCGTCTGGCTGCTGTACCGCAGGGCCTGGCGGCTGGCCGCCTGGTCCGCCGTGACGGCAGTGGCAGGCGGACTGATCGGACTCCTCGTCAAGACGGTCGTCGAGCGAGCCCGGCCGTCCCTCGAGGATCCGGTGGCACACGCGCCGGGATTCTCCTTCCCGTCGGGCCACGCGATGACGGCCACCACGTCGTTCGCCGTCCTGCTGCTGGTCCTGTTGCCCCTGGTGCCGCGGGCCTGGAGGCCTTTGTGCTGGTGCGTCGCGGTGGCGTCCGTGCTGGGCGTCGGCTTCACCCGCGTCGCGCTCGGCGTGCACTGGTTCAGCGACGTCGTGGGCGGCTGGCTGCTGGGTCTGGCCGTCGTCGCCCTCACCGCCTGGGCCTTCGAGGCCTGGCGCGCCGACGCCGGCCGGGGCCGCACCGAGGTGACCGAGGGGCTGGAGCCCGAACTCGTCGACGCCCGCCCCGAGCCCTGA
- a CDS encoding alpha-L-fucosidase, whose translation MSSSSARLSRRSLMKAAALAGGLAAFGLPQGLWPTAAQAYTVPSKMDWWYQARFGMFIHFGSYSHLGQGEWAFDSQQWSKANYQTQVTQNFDPTRFDATAIAELAENAGMKYLVITAKHHEGFAMWDSDVAGFTDTTGTKRYNLHDYHGVQTDPLMELKAACESRGIKFCLYYSILDWNHPSQTDRHEGGLTTMSSQAARTAYIADLKAQLQELLDRYDPALLWFDGDWFDEPSSPTLEDWWVTSDGVDLYNWLIARKPGLIVNERVKRDRGLGDYAVAEFGIPGAPMSRPWERCATMNGAWGYNASRENSYRSVTDIVQELVTVVSRDGNLLLNIGPKGDGSVTTGTQTVLNGLASWMSTYGDSIHGTSGSPSVTEPAWGRLTKKSGKLFAHVFTWPTDGKLRIPAIDNTINRVYLMNDPSVSLPYTATDQISVTVPAAAPDARVSVVCVEVQGMPVSPSAPAVFQHVDYQGTRADLPLGSYTSSQLSAAGLGPAMASSLRVPAGFRVTGYSGDNFTGTAWTFTSDTPDLRVTGNNDAIASVKVTFAPATYFRLTNVTNNLVLDSGGNVAAGSNLKQWEAVNSTNLQWQAVELGNGYYRLVNRTNGMVADGWGSTADGDPARQKAWDGGDAQQWQITHRGQGRYSIANRRTGLVLDGGGHVTSGAVTKQWTWQQSTNLLWTIKPVG comes from the coding sequence ATGTCCTCGTCCTCAGCCCGCCTCAGCAGACGCTCTCTGATGAAGGCCGCCGCCCTCGCCGGAGGTCTCGCGGCCTTCGGTCTGCCGCAGGGCCTGTGGCCCACCGCGGCCCAGGCGTACACCGTCCCCTCGAAGATGGACTGGTGGTATCAGGCCAGGTTCGGCATGTTCATCCACTTCGGGTCCTACTCCCACCTCGGCCAGGGCGAGTGGGCGTTCGACAGCCAGCAGTGGAGCAAGGCGAACTACCAGACCCAGGTCACCCAGAACTTCGACCCGACCCGGTTCGACGCCACCGCCATCGCCGAGCTGGCCGAGAACGCCGGCATGAAATACCTCGTGATCACCGCCAAGCACCACGAGGGCTTCGCGATGTGGGACTCCGACGTGGCCGGCTTCACCGACACCACGGGCACCAAGCGGTACAACCTGCACGACTACCACGGCGTCCAGACCGACCCGCTCATGGAACTCAAGGCGGCGTGCGAAAGCCGTGGCATCAAGTTCTGCCTGTACTACTCGATACTCGACTGGAACCACCCTTCGCAGACCGACCGTCACGAGGGCGGTCTCACCACGATGTCCTCGCAGGCCGCCCGCACCGCCTACATCGCCGACCTGAAGGCGCAGCTTCAGGAACTCCTGGACCGCTACGACCCGGCTCTGCTGTGGTTCGACGGCGACTGGTTCGACGAGCCGTCCAGCCCCACCCTCGAAGACTGGTGGGTGACGTCGGACGGCGTCGACCTCTACAACTGGCTGATCGCCCGCAAGCCCGGCCTCATCGTCAACGAACGGGTCAAGCGGGACCGCGGTCTCGGCGACTACGCGGTCGCGGAGTTCGGGATACCCGGCGCTCCGATGAGCCGACCGTGGGAGCGGTGCGCCACCATGAACGGCGCCTGGGGCTACAACGCGTCGCGTGAGAACTCGTACCGATCCGTCACGGACATCGTGCAGGAGCTCGTCACGGTCGTCTCCCGGGACGGCAATCTCCTGCTGAACATCGGCCCCAAGGGCGACGGCTCGGTCACCACGGGGACCCAGACCGTCCTGAACGGCCTGGCCTCGTGGATGTCGACGTACGGCGACAGCATTCACGGCACCAGCGGCAGCCCGTCGGTCACCGAGCCCGCATGGGGCAGGCTCACCAAGAAGAGCGGCAAGCTGTTCGCCCATGTCTTCACCTGGCCCACGGACGGCAAGCTCCGGATCCCCGCGATCGACAACACGATCAACCGCGTCTACCTGATGAACGATCCGTCGGTCTCGCTGCCGTACACCGCCACCGACCAGATCAGCGTCACCGTGCCGGCCGCCGCGCCGGACGCGAGGGTCTCCGTGGTGTGCGTCGAGGTCCAGGGCATGCCCGTGAGCCCCTCCGCACCGGCGGTGTTCCAGCACGTCGACTACCAGGGCACTCGCGCCGACCTGCCGCTGGGCAGCTACACCTCCTCCCAGCTCTCCGCCGCCGGTCTGGGGCCCGCCATGGCGTCCTCCCTCCGGGTGCCCGCCGGGTTCCGGGTGACGGGCTACTCCGGTGACAACTTCACCGGCACCGCCTGGACGTTCACCTCGGACACCCCCGACCTCCGGGTGACCGGCAACAACGACGCCATCGCCTCCGTGAAGGTGACGTTCGCCCCCGCCACGTACTTCCGCCTGACCAACGTCACGAACAACCTGGTCCTGGACAGCGGCGGCAACGTCGCCGCCGGCTCCAACCTGAAACAGTGGGAGGCGGTGAACTCCACCAATCTCCAGTGGCAGGCCGTCGAACTCGGCAACGGCTACTACAGGCTCGTCAACCGCACCAACGGCATGGTCGCCGACGGCTGGGGCTCCACCGCCGACGGCGACCCCGCGCGGCAGAAGGCCTGGGACGGCGGCGACGCCCAGCAGTGGCAGATCACCCACCGCGGCCAGGGCCGGTACTCGATCGCCAACCGCCGTACAGGACTGGTCCTCGACGGCGGCGGGCACGTCACCTCGGGGGCCGTGACCAAACAGTGGACGTGGCAGCAGAGCACCAACCTGCTGTGGACGATCAAACCGGTCGGCTGA
- a CDS encoding YihY/virulence factor BrkB family protein, protein MGTATKVPETRDMRGDELSADEALAALRRYGRWALLRDSFVRFRYADGFTHSRALALQTVLSVIPLAIAFVGLSTTLHTENIGRIAELTIHRIAEGPSVEVVDDALSRSRRTAGDGAQIALWFGLVFSLVNTTTAMCQIERGANRIYGNERDRPFRQKYLRGLVMSVSAGLPLGLGFVVMVAGGDLASAAVTVYRLDGGALTAWQILRWPFGLLLALISASVIFRRAPRRRQPGYTWLAFGAAVYLVLWTTLTWLLSLYLGISGSFDTVYGPLSAFMSLLLWAYLTSIALFLGLAFAAQLEAARALRSDPVEPDPGV, encoded by the coding sequence GTGGGTACCGCGACCAAGGTTCCCGAGACCCGCGACATGCGGGGCGACGAACTGTCCGCCGACGAGGCACTGGCCGCGTTGCGCCGTTACGGCCGCTGGGCCCTGCTGCGTGACTCCTTCGTGCGTTTCCGGTACGCCGACGGCTTCACCCATTCCCGCGCGCTCGCCCTGCAGACCGTTCTGTCGGTGATCCCGCTGGCCATCGCGTTCGTCGGGCTCTCCACGACGCTGCACACCGAGAACATCGGCCGGATCGCCGAGCTGACGATCCACCGGATCGCCGAGGGACCCAGCGTCGAGGTGGTCGACGACGCGCTGAGCCGCAGCCGTCGCACGGCGGGCGACGGTGCGCAGATCGCGCTGTGGTTCGGTCTGGTCTTCTCGCTGGTCAACACCACCACGGCGATGTGCCAGATCGAGCGCGGAGCCAACCGTATCTACGGCAACGAGCGCGACCGGCCCTTCCGGCAGAAGTACCTGCGCGGTCTGGTGATGTCCGTCTCCGCCGGACTGCCCCTCGGACTCGGGTTCGTCGTCATGGTGGCCGGCGGCGACCTCGCCTCCGCGGCGGTGACCGTCTACCGGCTCGACGGAGGCGCCCTGACCGCCTGGCAGATACTGCGCTGGCCCTTCGGACTGCTGCTCGCGCTGATCTCGGCCAGCGTGATCTTCCGCCGGGCACCCCGCCGCAGACAGCCCGGGTACACCTGGCTGGCGTTCGGCGCGGCCGTGTACCTGGTGCTGTGGACGACGCTCACCTGGCTGCTGAGCCTGTACCTCGGGATCAGCGGCTCCTTCGACACGGTCTACGGCCCGCTCAGCGCCTTCATGTCCCTGCTGTTGTGGGCCTATCTGACCTCCATCGCCCTCTTTCTCGGGCTGGCGTTCGCCGCGCAGCTGGAGGCCGCGCGGGCCCTGCGGTCCGATCCCGTCGAACCCGATCCTGGAGTCTGA
- a CDS encoding class F sortase, which translates to MAWTLVLGALLVAGAVHDEQPPQPSAGQAFSPRPGATVPRTAASTAPAVAPAGPAVAPLPPSEPLWLRIPAINVNTPVTKLHLDASGALEPPPADRPHRAGWYSEGTAPGSSGTAVTAGHVDLPTGAPGVFYLLGALAKGDTIEITRADQRTAVFTVDALEVYDKKRFPSEKVYGSSARAELRVITCGGGYSEHTGYQGNLVVYATLTAVR; encoded by the coding sequence TTGGCCTGGACACTCGTGCTGGGGGCTTTGCTGGTGGCCGGGGCGGTGCACGACGAGCAGCCGCCCCAGCCGTCAGCGGGTCAGGCGTTCTCACCCCGGCCCGGGGCCACAGTCCCCCGCACCGCCGCTTCGACGGCCCCCGCCGTCGCCCCGGCGGGCCCCGCCGTCGCCCCGCTCCCGCCCTCGGAACCGCTCTGGCTCCGGATCCCCGCCATCAACGTGAACACCCCTGTCACCAAGCTGCACCTGGACGCATCGGGAGCGCTCGAACCTCCGCCCGCCGACCGTCCCCACCGCGCCGGCTGGTACAGCGAGGGCACGGCACCGGGATCCTCCGGGACAGCCGTCACCGCGGGCCACGTGGACCTGCCCACCGGCGCCCCGGGCGTGTTCTACCTGCTCGGCGCCCTGGCCAAGGGCGACACCATCGAGATCACCCGGGCAGACCAGCGCACAGCCGTGTTCACCGTCGACGCCCTCGAGGTCTACGACAAGAAGCGCTTCCCGAGCGAGAAGGTGTACGGCAGCTCCGCGCGGGCCGAACTGCGGGTCATCACCTGCGGTGGCGGCTACTCCGAGCACACCGGCTACCAGGGCAACCTCGTGGTCTACGCGACCCTCACCGCGGTGCGGTGA
- a CDS encoding DUF5302 domain-containing protein, whose translation MAGESSPSESAEPVDGEEGAPAPDDDGQDDLKRKFREALARKRGLQADAADVAANSDTSKVHGTHGPAASQRSFRRKSG comes from the coding sequence ATGGCTGGAGAGTCTTCACCGTCCGAAAGCGCGGAGCCCGTCGACGGCGAGGAGGGCGCCCCCGCGCCCGACGACGACGGCCAGGACGACTTGAAGCGCAAGTTTCGAGAAGCCCTGGCGCGCAAGCGAGGGTTGCAGGCGGACGCCGCCGACGTAGCCGCGAACAGTGACACGTCGAAGGTGCACGGCACGCACGGTCCGGCTGCCAGCCAGCGCTCGTTCCGTCGCAAGAGCGGCTGA
- a CDS encoding PIG-L family deacetylase — protein sequence MTDRPLTLMAVHAHPDDEATGTGGVLARYAAEGMRTVLVTCTDGGCGDGPGGVKPGDPGHDPAAVALMRRRELEASCEVLKISHLETLDYADSGMMGWPTNDAPGSFWQTPVEEGAARLAELLRRYQPDVVVTYDENGFYGHPDHIQANRITMAALAMAEPTPKVYWTTAPRSMMQRFGETMREFGVEGQEEPDPAETAAMAEIGLPDEEITTWVDTSAFGGQKFDALAAHASQGENIFFLRMGKERFTELMGVETFVRVQDTTGAATPESDLFAGLR from the coding sequence ATGACTGACCGGCCCTTGACGCTCATGGCCGTGCACGCCCACCCCGACGACGAGGCCACCGGGACCGGGGGTGTACTGGCGCGATACGCGGCGGAGGGTATGCGAACGGTCCTCGTGACGTGTACCGACGGCGGTTGCGGTGACGGACCGGGGGGTGTCAAACCGGGCGACCCCGGGCACGATCCGGCGGCCGTCGCCTTGATGCGGCGCAGGGAACTCGAGGCGAGCTGCGAAGTCCTGAAGATCAGTCACCTGGAGACCCTGGACTACGCCGATTCCGGGATGATGGGCTGGCCGACCAATGACGCCCCCGGCTCGTTCTGGCAGACACCCGTGGAGGAAGGCGCCGCCCGGCTCGCGGAACTCCTGCGGCGCTACCAGCCCGATGTGGTCGTCACCTACGACGAGAACGGCTTCTACGGTCACCCCGACCACATCCAGGCCAACCGCATCACGATGGCGGCGCTGGCGATGGCCGAACCGACACCGAAGGTGTACTGGACGACCGCGCCCCGTTCGATGATGCAGCGGTTCGGGGAGACCATGCGCGAGTTCGGGGTGGAAGGGCAGGAGGAGCCGGATCCCGCGGAGACCGCGGCGATGGCCGAGATCGGGCTCCCCGACGAGGAGATCACCACCTGGGTGGACACCTCCGCGTTCGGCGGCCAGAAGTTCGATGCGCTGGCCGCACACGCCAGCCAGGGCGAGAACATCTTCTTCCTCAGGATGGGCAAGGAGAGGTTCACCGAGTTGATGGGCGTCGAGACCTTCGTGCGTGTCCAGGACACCACCGGCGCGGCGACTCCCGAGAGTGACCTCTTCGCCGGACTGCGCTGA
- the ltrA gene encoding group II intron reverse transcriptase/maturase codes for MNTDELEWALMKAERRVLEIQTKLHRWAADDSHRRFDDLFNLVADPAFLLVAWDRVRGNKGARTAGVDGKTARSIEAGQGVEAFLDKLRTQLRDRSFHPVPVRERMIPKANGKLRRLGIPTVADRVVQASLKLVLEPVFEADFLPCSYGFRPNRRAHDAIAETRYLASHGYEWVVEGDITACFDEIAHPALMERVRNRIGDKRVLSLVKAFLKSGILSRDGAFTDTRTGTPQGGILSPLLANIALSVLDEHIAQGLGGPDGTSEDRRRRRRRGLPNYRLVRYADDFLVLVFGRRDHAEELRDEVAEALKPMGLRLSVEKTKITHIDEGLDFLGWRIQRHRKLGTDRQYIYTYPARKSVRSVTGKVKELTGRQNVGLSLESLLHRLNSVLRGWCAYFRPGVSNVAFCYLSHYAWMRVTRWIRRKHPGITWKQLRRRYYGGGWWPVTKEAELFNPAKVSTTRYRYRGKLIPAPWPTTA; via the coding sequence GTGAATACCGACGAGCTGGAATGGGCCTTGATGAAGGCCGAACGCCGGGTACTGGAGATCCAGACCAAGCTGCACCGTTGGGCTGCCGATGATTCTCATCGCAGGTTCGACGACCTGTTCAACCTCGTGGCCGACCCTGCCTTCCTGTTGGTGGCGTGGGACCGTGTCCGGGGAAACAAGGGTGCCCGCACGGCCGGAGTAGACGGGAAGACCGCCCGCTCCATCGAAGCCGGGCAGGGAGTCGAGGCGTTTCTCGACAAGCTGCGGACCCAGCTCAGAGACCGCAGCTTCCATCCGGTTCCTGTCCGCGAGCGGATGATTCCCAAGGCGAACGGCAAGCTTCGTCGTCTCGGGATTCCGACCGTGGCGGACCGAGTGGTCCAGGCGTCCTTGAAACTGGTGCTGGAGCCGGTATTCGAAGCGGATTTCCTCCCGTGTTCCTATGGGTTCCGCCCGAACCGCCGAGCTCACGATGCGATCGCCGAGACTCGCTACCTCGCCAGCCACGGATACGAGTGGGTGGTGGAGGGCGACATCACGGCGTGCTTCGACGAGATCGCGCACCCGGCCCTCATGGAGCGGGTGCGGAATCGAATCGGGGACAAACGGGTGTTGTCCTTGGTGAAGGCGTTCTTGAAGTCTGGGATCCTGTCCCGTGACGGAGCCTTCACGGACACACGCACCGGGACCCCGCAGGGCGGGATCCTGTCGCCGCTGCTGGCCAACATCGCACTCTCGGTCCTGGACGAGCACATCGCCCAGGGCCTCGGAGGCCCAGATGGCACCTCCGAGGATCGGCGCAGGAGACGGCGCCGAGGATTGCCCAACTACCGGCTGGTCCGGTATGCGGACGACTTCCTCGTACTCGTCTTCGGGCGCCGAGATCATGCCGAGGAACTACGCGACGAGGTCGCAGAGGCATTGAAGCCAATGGGCCTTCGCCTGTCGGTGGAGAAGACAAAGATCACGCACATTGACGAGGGCCTTGATTTTCTCGGATGGCGCATCCAGCGTCACCGGAAACTTGGCACTGATCGGCAGTACATCTACACCTACCCGGCACGGAAATCAGTACGTTCCGTCACGGGCAAGGTGAAGGAACTGACCGGACGGCAGAACGTCGGCTTGTCGCTGGAGTCCTTGCTCCACCGACTGAACTCGGTGTTGCGAGGATGGTGCGCGTATTTCCGCCCCGGAGTTTCGAACGTCGCTTTCTGTTACCTCAGCCACTACGCGTGGATGAGGGTGACACGATGGATCCGACGCAAGCACCCCGGGATCACTTGGAAACAGCTCCGTCGACGCTATTACGGCGGCGGCTGGTGGCCCGTCACAAAGGAAGCGGAACTGTTCAACCCGGCAAAGGTAAGCACGACCAGATACCGATACCGGGGAAAACTCATTCCGGCTCCGTGGCCCACTACGGCATGA
- a CDS encoding diacylglycerol kinase family protein has product MPTAAPERPAEFPGRRPGTDRVGRSFALPRGTGRAAARIGALTICQGAVMVGCGLLITGPARGLWPMTVEDDVDEGLENARTGTLTTLSFFGSEAGNTLTVIAVTVLACAGLILIPRLPMWRQAAFLAVAVSLQSLVFLVITEAVDRHRPEVHRLDASPPTSSYTSGHTGAATAVYGGLAVLALSRLRGPWRRIVGGLLLVVPAVVALARLYRGMHHPTDVMGGLVNGSLSLLIVGRALLTDATVTAAADVSPAPSSASTRTGTATRTGASGEGRAAVIINPTVTGAADREALRGILDRHGYRAPVFIETTAEDPGTGQTAGALRDGAGLVVVCGGDGTLRAAADALAGSGVPLAVVPCGTGNLLARNLGLPLSPTDALDAALRGTPHRLDLGRIEGDALPATHFAAMSGAGLDAAIMEHTNDRAKSVLGWPAYVLAGIGTLRTPRMRLTVRLDDAPALRRTARMVLIGNVGTVQGGTTLLPAARPDDGLLDLLLLDPRGIGGWTRALATLVRGGAKGVRPSAADTPSTEDGDRNGVPVEFFTFRRAELAFDSVQSRELDGDPVTRGRRLTAEVRPGALTVLLPAGGE; this is encoded by the coding sequence ATGCCGACCGCCGCACCGGAAAGACCGGCCGAGTTTCCTGGCCGCAGACCAGGGACCGACCGGGTCGGCCGCTCGTTCGCGCTGCCTCGAGGAACCGGCCGGGCCGCCGCGCGCATAGGGGCACTGACGATCTGCCAGGGCGCGGTCATGGTGGGATGCGGACTGCTGATCACCGGCCCGGCTCGCGGACTGTGGCCGATGACGGTCGAGGACGACGTCGACGAGGGCTTGGAAAACGCCCGGACCGGAACCCTCACCACCCTGTCGTTCTTCGGATCGGAGGCCGGCAACACCCTCACGGTGATCGCCGTCACCGTCCTGGCCTGCGCGGGTCTGATCCTGATACCCCGGCTGCCGATGTGGCGTCAGGCGGCCTTCCTCGCCGTCGCCGTGTCCCTTCAGTCGCTGGTCTTCCTGGTCATCACCGAGGCGGTGGACCGCCATCGTCCCGAAGTGCACCGCCTCGACGCCTCTCCGCCCACCTCCAGCTACACCTCGGGCCACACCGGCGCGGCCACCGCGGTCTACGGCGGACTCGCGGTACTCGCGCTGTCCCGGCTCCGCGGGCCGTGGCGGCGGATCGTCGGCGGTCTGCTGCTGGTCGTCCCGGCGGTCGTCGCCCTCGCCCGCCTCTACCGGGGCATGCACCACCCCACCGACGTCATGGGCGGGCTGGTCAACGGCAGCCTGTCCCTGCTGATCGTCGGCCGCGCCCTGCTCACCGACGCCACCGTGACCGCCGCGGCCGACGTGAGCCCGGCGCCGTCCTCGGCGAGTACGCGCACGGGCACGGCAACGCGCACGGGTGCATCGGGCGAAGGCCGCGCCGCGGTGATCATCAACCCCACGGTGACCGGTGCAGCCGATCGCGAGGCGCTGCGCGGCATCCTGGACAGACACGGCTACCGCGCACCGGTGTTCATCGAGACCACGGCCGAGGACCCGGGCACCGGTCAGACGGCGGGCGCACTCCGGGACGGCGCGGGACTGGTCGTGGTCTGCGGCGGCGACGGCACCCTGCGCGCGGCGGCGGACGCACTGGCCGGCAGCGGGGTACCGCTGGCCGTCGTGCCCTGCGGCACCGGCAATCTGCTGGCCCGCAACCTCGGACTGCCCCTGTCTCCCACCGACGCGCTCGATGCCGCACTGCGCGGCACGCCGCACCGCCTCGACCTCGGCCGCATCGAGGGCGACGCCCTCCCCGCCACCCACTTCGCCGCCATGTCCGGAGCGGGTCTGGACGCGGCGATCATGGAGCACACCAACGATCGTGCCAAGTCCGTCCTGGGCTGGCCCGCCTACGTACTGGCCGGTATCGGCACACTGCGCACACCGCGGATGCGCCTGACCGTCCGGCTCGACGACGCCCCCGCCCTGCGCCGCACGGCCCGCATGGTGCTCATCGGCAACGTCGGCACCGTGCAGGGCGGGACGACACTCCTGCCCGCCGCCCGCCCCGACGACGGCCTGCTCGACCTGCTGCTCCTCGACCCGCGCGGCATCGGCGGCTGGACGCGCGCGCTGGCCACGCTGGTGCGCGGCGGCGCGAAGGGGGTCCGGCCGTCGGCCGCCGACACCCCTTCGACGGAGGACGGCGACCGCAACGGCGTCCCGGTGGAATTCTTCACCTTCCGACGGGCCGAGCTGGCGTTCGACTCCGTGCAGTCCCGAGAGCTCGACGGTGATCCCGTGACGCGAGGCCGACGGCTCACCGCCGAGGTCAGGCCGGGGGCGCTGACCGTGCTGCTGCCCGCGGGAGGTGAGTGA
- a CDS encoding sortase has product MINTRVGIGIGLMAGFLALQVPVAAAAGDSALDIRIRQTAHGSTVTVSTTACGADVTYGKGESETAGAFHLFEGESKGVLTGEFTVPDTASPGTDTVTVKCPPRTRITDSYQLPTRRPDGAVEAGFGDAGQEVPQLAVGAALVAAAAAGALVRRRHRSNVNGD; this is encoded by the coding sequence GTGATCAATACACGTGTGGGCATCGGCATCGGCCTGATGGCCGGCTTCCTGGCTCTTCAGGTTCCGGTCGCCGCTGCTGCCGGCGACTCAGCTCTCGACATCCGTATCCGGCAGACCGCCCACGGCTCCACGGTCACCGTCAGCACCACCGCGTGTGGGGCCGACGTGACCTACGGAAAGGGCGAGTCCGAGACGGCAGGGGCGTTCCACCTCTTCGAAGGCGAGAGCAAGGGCGTTCTCACCGGTGAGTTCACGGTGCCGGACACTGCTTCACCCGGCACCGACACCGTCACCGTCAAGTGCCCGCCACGGACCAGGATCACGGACTCGTACCAGCTCCCGACGCGCCGGCCCGACGGCGCCGTCGAGGCCGGTTTCGGAGACGCCGGGCAGGAAGTCCCGCAACTCGCTGTGGGCGCGGCGCTGGTCGCCGCGGCCGCCGCCGGAGCGCTGGTGAGGAGGCGTCACCGCTCGAACGTGAACGGCGACTGA